The Thioclava nitratireducens genome includes a region encoding these proteins:
- a CDS encoding type II toxin-antitoxin system PemK/MazF family toxin, translating to MLDTSKTRPAKSPRPKPWSETIKTGDIISYRFPLKERQTEERPKPRPCLVLAVSHHNGQRWLCIAYGTSSRKKALNPLGIELSLTAAMACGLDRATGFLGSRTRVIRTNDPALCVCPDLRTPVLGALNGRAFERMLLVQKRLLAQHVAAVKSPA from the coding sequence ATGCTTGATACCTCCAAGACGCGCCCTGCCAAATCGCCGCGCCCGAAACCCTGGTCTGAAACGATCAAAACGGGCGACATCATCTCCTATCGCTTTCCCCTGAAAGAACGGCAGACAGAGGAGCGCCCCAAGCCTCGTCCCTGCCTCGTGCTTGCCGTCTCCCATCACAACGGTCAGCGCTGGCTCTGCATCGCCTACGGGACGTCAAGCCGCAAAAAAGCGCTCAACCCGCTTGGGATCGAGCTGTCGCTCACCGCCGCGATGGCCTGCGGCCTCGACCGCGCGACCGGTTTCCTCGGTTCGCGCACGCGCGTGATCCGAACCAACGACCCCGCGCTCTGCGTTTGCCCGGACCTGCGCACCCCGGTTCTTGGCGCTCTGAACGGCCGGGCGTTCGAGAGGATGCTCTTGGTGCAAAAACGCCTGCTCGCCCAGCATGTGGCCGCTGTAAAAAGCCCCGCTTGA